From the genome of Spinacia oleracea cultivar Varoflay chromosome 2, BTI_SOV_V1, whole genome shotgun sequence, one region includes:
- the LOC130467571 gene encoding secreted RxLR effector protein 161-like produces MESAKSNHTPMGTTTRLDEDQEGKSVDQTRYRGMIGSLLYLTASRPDIAFSVGVCARFQSNPKESHLTAVKRILRYLKGTDDLCLWYPNYDHFDLKGYTDADYAGDLVNRKSTSGMVQFLGACAVSWASKKQTQWHYPQQKLNM; encoded by the coding sequence atggagtcTGCTAAGAGCAACCACACTCCAATGGGAACAACCACGAGACTGgatgaggatcaagaaggtaAAAGTGTAGACCAAACAAGGTACAGAGGTATGATAGGCTCCCTACTTTATCTTACAGCAAGCAGACCAGACATCGCATTCAGTGTAGGTGTCTGTGCCCgcttccaatctaatccaaaaGAATCTCACCTCACAGCTGTCAAAAGAATTCTAAGATATCTAAAAGGAACAGACGATTTGTGCCTATGGTACCCTAACTATGATCACTTTGATCTCAAAGGATATACAGATGCTGACTATGCAGGTGACCTAGTAAACAGAAAGAGCACATCAGGAATGGTTCAATTCCTAGGAGCATGTGCAGTCTCCTGGGCTTCAAAGAAACAAACACAGTGGCATTATCCACAACAGAAGCTGAATATGTAG